CATCAAGATTGCAAAAGACGGTTGCGTGCAGCAGACCATCGACCGCAATACCGTATGGATGGCGCAAACCCCGCAGGCGGCCTCGATTGCGTTACTGAAAAAGCTCTACGGGCGCATTGCCGCAGAGCCTTTAAACTTCACGCCCACTGACGAAGCCAGCATTCTCGAATACTTCGGCGAAAGCGTCTACATCGTCAAGGGCAACAACCTGAACGACAAGCTTACGACTCCCGAAGACTTCGAGATTTTCGCAAGTCGCGTCAAATAGACCGCCACCCCGCTTCGCGGGATTCTTTATACTTCCCCGCCGAACTCAAAGCCGGCTTCGTCAACCGCCTTCTTGAGGGCGGTTTCGTTTATATCGTCTTCGTCATGCCACTCCACACGGAGTTCCTTTTTTGCGACATCGGCTTCAGCCGAAATCACGCCGTCTAGAGCCATTACGGCCTTCTCGACGCAAACCTTGCAATGACTGCAGTTCATGCCGTTCACGCGATAAGTTTCCACAACATGCTCGTCATGATGGTGATGCTCATGAACATGTTCATGGCAATGGCATTCGCCTTCACCGTGTTCATGTTCGTGATGATGTTCTCCGCATTCGCAATGATCTTCATCTTCGCAACAACATTCATGTTCACCACAGTTGCAATGTCCGCCGCAGCCGCAACCCTTATGCGCAAACTTCGCGTAAATAATCAGCACTGCAAACACAATTGCGCAAACGTAGTCAAACACACCGAGAGCTCCGTGACCGTGGCATTCTGCAGAACCATGCGGGAGCATCGAGGCTAGGAACGTATCCATCAGGAACGTGTCGACAATAAAGCCAAAGAACATCGCACCTAATGCAATCGAAACAAGGTATGCCGCGAGAGTACGCTTGCCAAAAGCCTTGCCCACCACCAGCATGCTAGCAATACTCGTTGCAGGGCCAGCCATCAACAGCACCAAGGCTGCACCCGGCGTAACACCCTTTTCAACAAGAGCCAAAGCCAGCGGAATAGATCCCGTCGCACAAGTGTACATGGGCATGGCAAGCACCAGCACCACCAACATGCAAAGCAGCGGGTATTCGTGCAAGAACAAGAAGAAATCATCCGGAACAAAGGCCGCAATCAAGGCGCCCAGCAAAAGTCCGATAATCAGCCACTTGCTCACATCGCCAATCATGTTCACAAAGCCATATTCAAAAGTTTCTTTCACCTTCTGTGCAAAAGAATTCTTTTCATGTTCATCGTGATCGTCATGGCCGCAAGAACAACAATCGTCTTCGCAACCACAACCTTCGTGGTGTTCATGATGATGTTCGTGGTCATGTTCATGGTGATGTTCATGCGATTCACCAATGACTGCAACACCTGTTTCCGGCTCATTTTTCGTAACTAAATTCGTAAACACACCGCCAAGTATCGCCGTTACAAAAGCGGCCACCGGACGCAAAATCGCAAACGGTCCGCCCAGCAACGAGTACGTCGCCAAAATTGAATCCACACCCGTCGCAGGAGTCGAAATCAAGAAGCTCACACTCGCGCCCTTGCTTGCGCCTTCTTTACGGAGCGCAATTGAAGTCGGAATCACACCGCAGCTGCAAATCGGGAGTGGCACGCCAAACAGCGCCGACCAAAGTACCGACTTAAAAGTAGGCTTGGAAATTTTCGGCACATACAAATGGTTCGGCACCCACACATGCAAAATGCCGGCGAGCAAAAAGCCGAGCAGCAGGAACGGCGCCATCTCTGAAAACAGCGTAAAGAATTGCCAAACAAACTTTTCCAGAATTTCTAAAACCGCAGGCATTTACTTACCCTTCTTGTGCAGAATATGCGTGAGACCCGTATTGAAAATCAAACCGATATGTTCATCGTCGAGCGAATAGAACATCTTGCGACCGTCGCGACGCGGCTTCACCAAGTTCGCCGTACGCAGAATGCGCAACTGGTGACTTACTACCGACTGTTCCAAGTTCAACTTTTCGGCAATGTCATTCACCGAAACTTCGCCCGAAAGCAGCAAGTGAATAATGCGGATACGCGTGGTATCGCCAAAGAACTTGAAGAACTCCGAAAGCTCGAAAAGAACATCCATCGAGACTTCGTTTTTCGCGTTTTTAATATATGAACAATTATTCATATTTTCATATATACATTTTTTGCGGCACTTCGTCAAGGTCAAAACCCGAAATTCGCCCCCATTTTCTCAAAAATTTCGCCCAAACGCCCCCATTTTTGTATTTTTAGCTCAAAAATTGAGGATTTGTAATGAAAATTGCAGTTATTGGTGGCGCAGGTTATATCGGCAGCCACACGATTATTGAATTGTATAAGGCAGGTCATTCCGTTGTCGCCGTCGACAACCTCGTTAACTCTTGCGACGAATCACTCCGCAGAGTCGCCGAAATTGTCGGGCAAGAAATTCCCTTTATCAAGGCCGACGCCCGCGATGCCGCCGCCATGGACAAGATTTTCAAAGAAAACCACTTTGACGCCTGCATCCACTTTGCCGGACTCAAGGCCGTAGGCGAATCCGTCGCCAAGCCGCTGGAATATTACGAAAACAACATGAACGCTACGTTCGTGCTGCTGAACGCCATGCGCAACAACGGCTGCAAGAACATCATCTTCTCGTCGTCGGCCACCGTGTACGGCGATCCCGCAGAAATTCCCATCACCGAAAAATGTCCGAAGGGCGCCATCACCAACCCTTACGGCCAGACAAAGTCGATGCTGGAACAGGTGCTGATCGACGTGCAGAAGGCAGACCCCGAATGGAACGTGGTGCTACTGCGCTACTTTAACCCGATTGGCGCACACCCGAGCGGCAAAATCGGCGAAGACCCGAACGGCATTCCAAACAACTTAA
Above is a window of Fibrobacter sp. UWT2 DNA encoding:
- a CDS encoding SO_0444 family Cu/Zn efflux transporter gives rise to the protein MPAVLEILEKFVWQFFTLFSEMAPFLLLGFLLAGILHVWVPNHLYVPKISKPTFKSVLWSALFGVPLPICSCGVIPTSIALRKEGASKGASVSFLISTPATGVDSILATYSLLGGPFAILRPVAAFVTAILGGVFTNLVTKNEPETGVAVIGESHEHHHEHDHEHHHEHHEGCGCEDDCCSCGHDDHDEHEKNSFAQKVKETFEYGFVNMIGDVSKWLIIGLLLGALIAAFVPDDFFLFLHEYPLLCMLVVLVLAMPMYTCATGSIPLALALVEKGVTPGAALVLLMAGPATSIASMLVVGKAFGKRTLAAYLVSIALGAMFFGFIVDTFLMDTFLASMLPHGSAECHGHGALGVFDYVCAIVFAVLIIYAKFAHKGCGCGGHCNCGEHECCCEDEDHCECGEHHHEHEHGEGECHCHEHVHEHHHHDEHVVETYRVNGMNCSHCKVCVEKAVMALDGVISAEADVAKKELRVEWHDEDDINETALKKAVDEAGFEFGGEV
- a CDS encoding helix-turn-helix transcriptional regulator, which gives rise to MNNCSYIKNAKNEVSMDVLFELSEFFKFFGDTTRIRIIHLLLSGEVSVNDIAEKLNLEQSVVSHQLRILRTANLVKPRRDGRKMFYSLDDEHIGLIFNTGLTHILHKKGK
- the galE gene encoding UDP-glucose 4-epimerase GalE; this translates as MKIAVIGGAGYIGSHTIIELYKAGHSVVAVDNLVNSCDESLRRVAEIVGQEIPFIKADARDAAAMDKIFKENHFDACIHFAGLKAVGESVAKPLEYYENNMNATFVLLNAMRNNGCKNIIFSSSATVYGDPAEIPITEKCPKGAITNPYGQTKSMLEQVLIDVQKADPEWNVVLLRYFNPIGAHPSGKIGEDPNGIPNNLTPYITQTAVGIRKELGVFGNDYDTPDGTGVRDYIHVCDLASGHVSALKAIENKCGLAIYNLGTGHGYSVLDVVHAFEKVNGIKVPYSIKPRRAGDIATCYCNPEKAYKELGWKAQFGIEEMCRDAWNWQKNNPNGYRKG